In Alkalihalobacillus sp. FSL W8-0930, a single window of DNA contains:
- a CDS encoding acetoin utilization protein AcuC, whose amino-acid sequence MKKADACYVYSHEEHAYHFHDKHPFNPRRLTLTKELLEASSCLDHTSIIEPRKATEEELALVHDSAYIEAVKLAGMNQLSADKARNYGLGTDDTPLFAGMHDAASYLVGGTLAAVDAVMNGEYTHALHLGGGLHHGFKGKASGFCIYNDSAIAIEYLKQNYQARVLYVDTDAHHGDGVQWSFYDDPDVFTLSIHETGRYLFPGTGSIAEKGAGNGYGFKLNIPLEAFTEDDSFIASYETAFREAVEFFKPDLILTVNGADSHYLDPLTHLHTSLKSFHFIPKLAHELAHEYCEGRWVAVGGGGYDHWRVVPRAWGSIWLEMTDQTHVLDQPIPTDWIDRWKRESDVTLPTSWHDEQSMFPMIPRKPIITARNQQTVEKALFSIRNEKARRKS is encoded by the coding sequence ATGAAGAAAGCTGATGCTTGCTATGTTTATTCCCACGAGGAGCACGCTTATCACTTTCATGATAAGCATCCATTTAATCCTCGAAGGCTTACATTAACAAAGGAATTACTCGAAGCATCCAGTTGCTTAGATCATACAAGCATCATTGAGCCACGAAAAGCTACAGAAGAGGAGTTAGCCTTGGTTCATGATTCAGCCTATATTGAAGCGGTTAAGCTTGCAGGGATGAATCAGTTAAGTGCTGATAAGGCGCGAAACTATGGGCTAGGAACGGATGATACTCCGCTTTTTGCAGGGATGCATGATGCAGCTTCATACTTAGTAGGTGGTACGCTAGCAGCCGTTGATGCGGTCATGAACGGAGAGTATACCCATGCGTTGCACTTAGGTGGTGGCTTACATCATGGTTTCAAGGGCAAGGCGTCCGGCTTCTGTATCTATAATGATTCTGCGATTGCTATAGAGTACTTAAAGCAAAATTATCAGGCACGAGTGCTTTACGTGGATACGGATGCACACCACGGTGATGGTGTGCAGTGGTCCTTCTATGATGACCCTGACGTATTTACCTTAAGCATCCATGAAACGGGTCGTTACCTTTTTCCAGGTACCGGTAGCATTGCGGAAAAAGGTGCCGGAAATGGCTATGGCTTTAAGCTGAACATCCCTTTGGAAGCCTTTACAGAGGATGACTCGTTTATAGCTAGCTATGAGACTGCTTTTCGTGAAGCCGTTGAATTCTTTAAACCTGACTTAATTCTTACGGTAAATGGAGCAGATTCACATTATCTTGATCCCCTCACTCATTTGCATACATCGCTTAAAAGCTTTCACTTTATTCCTAAGCTTGCGCATGAATTGGCTCATGAGTATTGTGAGGGCCGGTGGGTTGCAGTAGGTGGAGGCGGGTATGATCACTGGCGCGTGGTTCCTCGTGCATGGGGGTCCATCTGGTTAGAGATGACAGATCAAACGCACGTACTGGATCAGCCTATCCCTACAGATTGGATCGACCGATGGAAACGTGAGTCTGACGTTACGCTACCAACAAGCTGGCATGACGAACAATCCATGTTTCCGATGATCCCAAGAAAACCAATTATTACTGCAAGAAATCAGCAGACTGTTGAAAAAGCACTGTTTTCAATACGAAATGAGAAAGCGCGACGTAAATCTTAA
- a CDS encoding 5'-methylthioadenosine/adenosylhomocysteine nucleosidase → MATRIGLIGAMAEEIAQLRADLKAEQIEVHAGITFYLGTIQGCSVVLCQSGVGKVNAAVTTQLLADRFQVTHLVFTGIAGALEEQLNVCDVVISEDAIQHDMDATALGFEKGQIPMQSTPSLFQADQDLVHLAHQAATRVLSCQVKKGRVLSGDQFIADVELSNKLKEDFNGSCVEMEGASVAQVASMNDIPFVIIRAISDKANEEATMSFTDFTKLASEQSYKLVSEMLRSCNN, encoded by the coding sequence TTGGCTACTAGAATAGGGTTAATTGGAGCAATGGCGGAGGAAATTGCTCAGTTGCGAGCAGATTTGAAAGCAGAGCAGATCGAAGTACATGCAGGTATTACGTTTTATCTTGGCACGATTCAAGGCTGTTCTGTGGTCCTATGTCAATCGGGTGTTGGTAAAGTGAATGCGGCTGTTACCACTCAGCTTTTAGCTGATCGTTTTCAAGTCACACATCTTGTTTTTACTGGTATTGCTGGGGCTTTAGAAGAACAGCTTAATGTTTGTGACGTAGTTATTTCTGAGGATGCGATCCAGCATGATATGGATGCAACCGCGCTAGGGTTTGAAAAAGGGCAAATTCCGATGCAATCCACCCCATCTTTATTCCAAGCGGACCAGGATTTAGTTCACTTGGCGCATCAAGCAGCCACGCGTGTTCTTTCTTGCCAAGTCAAAAAAGGACGCGTTTTAAGTGGGGATCAGTTTATTGCAGATGTTGAGCTTTCCAATAAGTTGAAGGAAGACTTTAATGGGAGCTGCGTAGAGATGGAAGGAGCTTCTGTAGCTCAAGTAGCGAGTATGAATGATATTCCTTTTGTAATTATTCGAGCAATCTCTGATAAGGCGAACGAAGAAGCAACCATGAGCTTTACGGATTTTACGAAGCTTGCTAGTGAACAGTCCTACAAACTCGTTTCAGAAATGCTACGTTCATGTAACAACTAG
- the ccpA gene encoding catabolite control protein A, translated as MNTTIYDVAREAGVSMATVSRVVNGNPNVKPTTRKKVLEAIEQLGYRPNAVARGLASKRTTTVGVIIPDISSIFFSELARGIEDIATMYKYNIILCNSDQNKEKEIHLINTLLEKQVDGIVYMGGEITEEHAAQFKRSPVPIVLAATLDQEKDFPSVNIDYKQAAEDAVTTLIEKGHTRIGMLSGSLDDPINGFQKFAGYRSAIEKKNLEFDENLIVLGDYTYDSGIEAMDTFTSMQDKPTAIFASSDEMALGVIHGAQDKGFNVPGDFDVIGFDNTRLSVMVRPTLTTVVQPMYDIGAVSMRLLTKFMNKEEVTDHTVQLPHRIEFRQSTKND; from the coding sequence GTGAATACAACGATTTATGATGTAGCAAGAGAAGCTGGCGTATCTATGGCAACTGTATCACGAGTTGTAAACGGAAACCCCAACGTGAAACCTACAACTAGAAAAAAAGTACTAGAGGCCATTGAACAGCTTGGATATCGACCGAATGCAGTAGCACGTGGTCTAGCAAGTAAGCGTACAACAACTGTTGGAGTAATCATCCCTGATATTTCCAGTATCTTCTTCTCAGAATTAGCACGAGGAATTGAAGATATTGCAACAATGTACAAATACAATATCATTCTTTGTAACTCAGACCAAAACAAAGAAAAAGAAATTCATCTTATTAATACGCTTTTAGAGAAGCAAGTAGATGGAATTGTGTATATGGGTGGGGAAATTACAGAAGAACACGCTGCACAGTTTAAGCGTTCACCTGTACCAATTGTACTTGCAGCAACGCTTGATCAAGAAAAGGATTTCCCTTCTGTAAACATTGACTACAAGCAAGCAGCTGAAGACGCGGTAACGACTTTAATTGAAAAAGGGCACACTCGTATTGGTATGCTTAGCGGATCACTTGATGACCCGATTAATGGATTCCAAAAATTCGCTGGCTATCGTTCCGCAATCGAGAAAAAGAATCTAGAATTTGATGAGAACCTAATCGTACTAGGTGATTATACATACGATTCTGGAATTGAAGCGATGGATACCTTTACTAGTATGCAGGACAAGCCTACAGCTATTTTCGCTTCATCTGATGAAATGGCTCTTGGTGTCATTCATGGTGCTCAAGATAAAGGGTTTAATGTACCAGGTGATTTTGATGTCATTGGTTTCGATAACACTCGTCTATCCGTTATGGTCCGTCCGACATTAACGACAGTTGTCCAACCGATGTATGATATCGGTGCCGTATCGATGCGTCTGTTAACAAAGTTTATGAACAAAGAAGAGGTAACAGATCATACGGTTCAGCTTCCACACCGTATTGAATTTAGACAGTCAACAAAGAACGATTAA
- a CDS encoding bifunctional 3-deoxy-7-phosphoheptulonate synthase/chorismate mutase, whose protein sequence is MSNEQLEQLRSELDDVNLKLLSLINERAGLVQKIGSVKRESGVNRFDPVRERKMLDHIAEHNEGPFETSTLQHLFKQIFKAGLELQEEDNSKALLVSRKRQKENTIVDLKGETIGDGQQRLVMGPCAVESYEQVTAVAKAMKERGLKLLRGGAFKPRTSPYDFQGLGLEGLQILKRVAEEQDMVVISEIVSPSDIEMALDYVDVIQIGARNMQNFELLKAAGSVNKPVLLKRGLSATIEEFIHAAEYIVSKGNSQIMLCERGIRTYEKATRNTLDISAVPILKQETHLPVLVDVTHSTGRRDLLLPTAKAALAIGADAVMAEVHPDPAVALSDSAQQMDIPTFNTFIDELTASGLYKN, encoded by the coding sequence ATGAGTAATGAACAACTAGAACAATTACGTTCTGAACTTGATGACGTCAATCTAAAGCTATTGTCTTTAATAAATGAGCGCGCTGGCTTAGTCCAAAAAATTGGATCAGTGAAACGCGAATCTGGAGTGAATCGTTTTGATCCAGTTCGTGAGCGTAAAATGCTTGATCATATTGCTGAGCATAACGAGGGACCATTTGAAACAAGTACGCTTCAACACTTATTCAAGCAAATCTTCAAAGCTGGTCTTGAACTTCAAGAAGAAGATAACTCTAAAGCCTTGCTTGTTTCAAGAAAGAGACAAAAGGAAAACACAATTGTTGATCTTAAAGGTGAAACAATTGGAGACGGCCAGCAACGTCTTGTTATGGGACCTTGTGCAGTTGAAAGCTATGAGCAAGTAACAGCTGTTGCCAAAGCAATGAAAGAGCGTGGCTTAAAGCTTCTTCGTGGCGGAGCGTTCAAACCAAGAACATCTCCATACGACTTCCAGGGACTTGGACTTGAAGGCCTACAGATCTTAAAGCGCGTAGCCGAAGAGCAAGATATGGTTGTTATTAGTGAGATTGTTAGCCCATCTGACATTGAAATGGCGCTTGATTATGTAGATGTGATTCAAATTGGTGCACGTAACATGCAGAACTTTGAGCTTCTTAAAGCAGCAGGTTCTGTGAACAAGCCGGTTCTATTAAAACGCGGTTTGTCTGCAACAATTGAAGAGTTCATCCATGCAGCCGAGTACATTGTTTCTAAAGGAAACAGTCAAATCATGCTTTGCGAACGCGGAATTCGTACGTATGAAAAAGCAACTCGTAACACGCTAGATATCTCAGCTGTACCAATCCTGAAGCAAGAAACACACTTACCTGTGCTTGTAGATGTTACACACTCTACAGGTAGAAGAGATCTACTTCTTCCAACAGCAAAAGCTGCTCTAGCAATTGGTGCTGATGCAGTAATGGCAGAAGTACACCCGGATCCGGCTGTTGCGCTTTCTGACTCTGCACAACAAATGGACATCCCAACCTTTAACACATTTATTGATGAATTGACAGCATCTGGCTTGTACAAGAATTAA
- a CDS encoding cell division FtsA domain-containing protein, producing MDASQTLFALDIGTRSVVGLLLQKQGDQHTLIDMEIIEHQERSMLDGQIHNIPAVAAVIQMVKERLEDRHGPLKKACVAAAGRSLLTKRATYSVLLDEHPLHTKEELTQLELSAVTQAQYQLALESDHTSAARYDCVGYSVLEYRLDGTPIGSLLQQAGKEAEIEVIATFLPKVVVESLLQALHEVGLSLEALTLEPIAAIDVLIPTSMRRLNVALVDIGAGTSDIALTADGTVQAYGMVPTAGDEITEALSDEYLLDFPEAESTKRMSLETDKIQLTDILGLTTEYTSTELFESIKPAIGELAQKIADEILRLNGKAPRAVMLVGGGSQTPFLPELLANALGLPTDRVAVRGIDAIKHFVSLDEKAAGPELVTPVGIAIAAKRNPIQYVQVQVNQTNLRLFDAKKLTIGDALVSAGIDVLKHHGKPGLAMVIKVNGTLFSIPGEHGLSPVVKQNGVKVNLADPIKEGDTIVIEKGEDGSPPHVTLGEVIEESSQLTCYVNGEKTEFTFALFKNGQRSDRSAILQDRDEVNIQNKITVQDVLTHMKINPVFFKVVQVTVNQQSMFVQNQESTLLLNHRPVSFDQKLSEGDHLTISVPHDAKPDVTVADLIHQLGNVEQSITVTFNEEVIQLTKETVELYQEGMRVTTDMTLNSMDTFITKEIEVNPFIVQDLFAVTDITIPTSNHTFTLLCNNKPVDFTSGLQHGDKIELAFTKITN from the coding sequence ATGGACGCTTCGCAAACTTTATTTGCTTTGGATATTGGCACTCGCTCAGTAGTTGGTCTTCTCTTACAAAAGCAAGGGGATCAGCATACGTTAATTGATATGGAAATCATTGAGCATCAGGAGCGCTCGATGTTAGATGGACAGATACATAATATTCCTGCTGTTGCAGCAGTCATACAAATGGTCAAAGAACGTTTAGAAGATAGACATGGTCCTCTTAAAAAAGCATGTGTAGCGGCTGCTGGTCGCTCACTCCTCACAAAACGAGCAACTTATTCCGTTTTACTCGATGAACATCCCTTACATACAAAGGAAGAATTAACACAACTTGAGCTCAGTGCGGTTACTCAAGCTCAATATCAATTAGCACTCGAATCAGATCATACCTCTGCCGCTCGATACGATTGCGTTGGGTACTCTGTATTAGAATATAGATTAGATGGAACACCAATAGGAAGCTTGCTACAACAGGCAGGGAAAGAAGCCGAAATTGAAGTAATTGCTACATTCCTACCCAAGGTTGTTGTCGAATCTTTACTTCAAGCTCTTCATGAAGTTGGATTAAGCTTAGAAGCGTTAACACTAGAACCAATCGCCGCCATCGATGTGTTGATTCCTACTTCTATGAGAAGACTTAATGTGGCACTTGTCGATATTGGTGCTGGCACCTCCGATATTGCTTTAACAGCTGATGGTACTGTTCAAGCGTATGGAATGGTTCCTACAGCAGGTGATGAAATTACAGAGGCTCTTAGTGATGAATACTTACTTGACTTCCCTGAAGCAGAATCAACTAAACGAATGTCACTTGAAACGGATAAAATTCAACTGACGGATATATTAGGGTTAACAACTGAATACACAAGTACGGAGTTATTTGAATCGATTAAACCTGCTATTGGGGAGCTGGCTCAAAAAATTGCAGATGAGATTTTGAGATTAAATGGAAAAGCACCTCGGGCAGTGATGTTAGTAGGCGGAGGAAGTCAGACTCCTTTTCTTCCTGAGCTGTTAGCAAACGCCTTAGGCTTGCCCACAGATCGCGTAGCTGTTCGAGGCATTGATGCTATTAAACATTTTGTTTCTTTGGATGAAAAAGCAGCAGGACCAGAATTAGTCACTCCGGTTGGTATTGCCATCGCTGCAAAACGTAATCCCATCCAATATGTACAAGTTCAAGTGAACCAGACAAATTTACGCTTATTTGATGCAAAGAAATTAACCATTGGCGATGCACTTGTCTCTGCCGGAATTGATGTGTTAAAGCATCACGGGAAACCAGGCCTTGCAATGGTGATTAAAGTGAATGGTACTCTTTTCTCGATTCCCGGCGAGCACGGCTTATCGCCAGTAGTTAAACAAAATGGTGTCAAGGTGAATTTGGCTGATCCAATTAAAGAAGGAGATACCATCGTCATTGAAAAAGGAGAAGATGGTTCTCCACCCCATGTAACATTAGGTGAGGTTATTGAGGAATCGTCACAGTTAACTTGCTATGTGAATGGAGAAAAAACAGAGTTTACGTTTGCTTTATTTAAAAATGGTCAGCGATCAGATCGTTCAGCCATTTTACAAGATCGTGATGAAGTCAACATTCAAAACAAAATAACTGTACAAGACGTACTTACTCATATGAAAATCAACCCTGTATTCTTTAAAGTTGTGCAAGTCACAGTCAATCAACAAAGTATGTTTGTACAAAATCAAGAGTCTACCTTACTGTTAAACCATCGTCCTGTTTCTTTTGACCAAAAGTTGTCTGAAGGTGATCACCTTACAATTTCTGTTCCACATGATGCAAAACCTGACGTGACGGTCGCAGACTTAATTCATCAACTTGGAAATGTAGAGCAATCAATTACGGTTACGTTTAATGAAGAAGTGATACAGCTAACAAAAGAAACGGTAGAGCTCTATCAGGAGGGTATGAGAGTGACAACTGATATGACCCTGAACTCTATGGATACGTTTATTACGAAAGAAATAGAGGTCAACCCCTTTATCGTTCAAGATTTATTTGCAGTAACAGATATTACAATTCCTACTTCAAATCATACATTTACACTGCTTTGCAACAATAAGCCCGTAGATTTTACGAGTGGCTTACAGCATGGAGATAAAATTGAGCTTGCATTTACAAAAATAACGAACTGA
- a CDS encoding YtxH domain-containing protein, producing the protein MGDMNTKDFLIGTLIGGIVGATTALFLAPKSGKELRNDLGEQAQMAKAKTSEFTSTAYDKGNEWATIAKEKSSNIAKTVSDQSTQVADKVKEVASTVKNDANQTKDEVASLTEDLTSELKDSGQKVSETVKSEVDDLEKKVEQEKNKMN; encoded by the coding sequence ATGGGAGACATGAATACTAAGGATTTTCTAATTGGAACACTAATTGGAGGAATTGTAGGGGCAACAACAGCTTTATTTTTAGCTCCGAAATCTGGTAAAGAGCTTCGTAACGACTTGGGTGAGCAAGCTCAAATGGCAAAAGCTAAAACATCAGAGTTCACTTCTACTGCATATGATAAAGGAAACGAATGGGCGACAATCGCAAAAGAGAAGTCTTCCAACATTGCAAAAACAGTATCAGATCAATCAACTCAGGTTGCTGATAAGGTAAAAGAAGTAGCAAGCACTGTCAAAAATGATGCAAATCAAACAAAAGACGAAGTAGCTTCTCTAACAGAAGATTTAACGAGTGAACTAAAAGATTCTGGTCAAAAAGTATCTGAGACCGTAAAATCTGAGGTTGACGATTTAGAGAAGAAAGTAGAACAAGAAAAGAACAAAATGAACTAA
- a CDS encoding DUF948 domain-containing protein produces the protein MDWAILLYISALIAAVAFAVLVIFLVRTLRSANRTLEHTANTVANLEKQINGITSETEQLLHKTNRLADDIQQKSEAVNTMFISVKDLGQSVTQFNQSIRQVSNTVSSQTVEQSENIAKAVNWGTTALDLYTKFKLRKQHLNEPIKTQGGNEHGRHEY, from the coding sequence ATGGATTGGGCAATACTCTTGTACATAAGTGCCCTGATAGCAGCTGTTGCGTTTGCTGTATTAGTTATTTTTCTTGTTCGAACACTGCGATCAGCAAATCGTACACTTGAGCATACGGCAAACACCGTTGCCAATTTAGAGAAACAAATTAATGGAATTACAAGTGAAACGGAGCAATTGCTTCACAAGACTAACCGATTAGCAGATGATATTCAACAGAAATCAGAAGCAGTAAACACGATGTTTATATCGGTTAAAGACTTAGGTCAATCAGTAACACAGTTTAATCAATCGATCCGACAAGTATCAAACACCGTTTCTAGTCAAACGGTTGAACAATCAGAAAATATCGCTAAAGCTGTTAATTGGGGGACTACGGCCCTTGATTTGTATACAAAGTTTAAGCTGAGAAAGCAGCATCTCAACGAACCAATTAAAACACAAGGAGGAAATGAACATGGGAGACATGAATACTAA
- the murC gene encoding UDP-N-acetylmuramate--L-alanine ligase, giving the protein MSDFHFVGIKGSGMSALAQILHDMNYTVQGSDVDKTIFTQKPLERKGIPLLPFDKANIKENQKIIVSAAYNEDHIELQEAAAKGIEVEQYPSFLGHFINQFTSVAVTGSHGKTSTTGLLSHMLGSVYPVSYLIGDGTGKGEEDSKYFVFEACEYRRHFLNYKPDYCVMTNIDFDHPDYFKDVEDVFDAFQEMAKQVNKAIIACGDDEYLQRIHANVPVVYYGFKDHNDFQAHNVQSGENGTTFDVFVRNSLYGTFTIPGFGNHSVLNALAVIAICHYEGVSADDLAAHLQTFDGVKRRFSEKEIGSQVLIDDYAHHPTEIAVTIEAARKKYPEHEVVAIFQPHTFTRTKTFLDDFAQALSKSDFVYLCDIFGSAREDKGNLTIGHLQELIPQSTVIKEQDVSVLGKHSNSVLLFMGAGDIQKFQRNYENLVKQ; this is encoded by the coding sequence ATGAGCGATTTTCACTTTGTCGGGATTAAAGGGTCAGGAATGAGTGCCCTTGCTCAAATCCTGCATGACATGAATTATACTGTGCAAGGTTCGGATGTAGATAAGACAATCTTTACTCAGAAACCACTTGAGAGAAAAGGAATTCCACTTTTACCTTTTGATAAGGCAAATATTAAAGAAAATCAAAAGATTATCGTGTCAGCTGCATATAATGAAGACCATATTGAGCTTCAGGAAGCTGCAGCAAAAGGCATTGAAGTGGAACAATACCCATCATTTCTTGGTCATTTTATCAACCAATTTACGAGTGTGGCTGTGACTGGTTCACACGGGAAGACATCCACTACTGGGTTACTTTCTCACATGCTTGGGTCTGTTTATCCTGTGTCTTACTTAATAGGTGATGGTACAGGTAAAGGAGAAGAGGACTCAAAGTATTTTGTGTTTGAAGCGTGTGAATACAGAAGACATTTCCTTAACTACAAGCCTGATTATTGTGTGATGACGAACATTGACTTTGACCATCCGGATTATTTTAAAGACGTTGAAGATGTATTCGATGCGTTCCAAGAAATGGCGAAGCAAGTGAATAAAGCAATTATTGCTTGTGGTGATGATGAATACTTGCAACGAATTCATGCGAACGTACCTGTTGTCTATTATGGCTTTAAAGATCATAATGATTTTCAAGCGCATAACGTACAAAGTGGAGAAAACGGGACGACATTTGATGTGTTTGTACGTAACAGCTTGTATGGGACCTTTACAATCCCTGGTTTTGGAAACCATAGCGTCTTAAATGCATTAGCTGTCATTGCCATTTGTCATTATGAAGGGGTATCTGCTGATGATCTTGCTGCCCATCTTCAAACGTTTGACGGGGTGAAACGTCGCTTTAGTGAAAAAGAAATTGGCTCACAAGTATTAATTGATGATTACGCTCATCATCCTACTGAAATTGCCGTTACGATTGAAGCAGCAAGAAAGAAATACCCTGAGCATGAGGTCGTGGCCATCTTCCAACCGCATACGTTTACCCGCACAAAAACGTTCCTTGATGACTTTGCGCAGGCACTTTCAAAATCGGATTTTGTGTATTTATGTGACATCTTTGGATCAGCCAGAGAAGATAAAGGAAACTTGACCATTGGCCATTTGCAAGAGCTTATCCCACAGTCAACCGTTATAAAAGAGCAAGATGTTTCTGTTTTAGGAAAACATTCAAACAGTGTTCTCCTATTCATGGGTGCGGGTGACATTCAGAAATTCCAAAGAAATTATGAGAACCTAGTGAAGCAGTAA